A region of the Myxococcus stipitatus DSM 14675 genome:
CAAGTGCCCCCGCTGTGGGGTGAAGCACCGCCAGGGTGTGACGGTCTGCCCGAAAGAGGTGTTTCGAGCGGACGTCGTCGCGTCGGGCGGGCCATATCGCGCGGGCGACGTCGAGGAGGACACGGACGGAGACACACACAAGAGTGTGCGAAGCGCGCTGCCGCCTCCCGCGAGCGCGAAGCCCGTGGTGCCCAATGCGCCCGTGGTGAACGCGGCTCGGATGTTGAAGTGGGAGGAGTCCGTCACCCGCGACATGCTGTTGGGCTCGAAGGTGGGCGACTACGTGCTCAAGCGCCGCATCGGCAGCGGCGGAATGGGCATCGTCTACGAGGGTGAGCACGCGGTCATCGGGCAGCGTGTGGCCATCAAGGTCCTCCGCCCCGACGTCGTGGAAGGCCGGCGGGCCAGGGACCTGGCGACGGAGGCTCGCGCGGCGTCGGCCATCCGTCACCGAGGCATCATCGACATCTTCGGCTTTGGCGTCATTCCAGACGTCGGGCAGTACCTGGTGATGGAGTACCTGGAGGGCACGCCGCTGGATGAGGTCATCCACCAGCGCGCGCCGCTGCCGGACTCGGATGCCCTCCGCATCCTGGATGCGCTGCTCAGCGCGCTGGGCGCGGCGCACGCGGCGGGCGTCATCCACCGGGACCTCAAGCCCGGCAATGTCTTCATCGTGCGTGATGAGGATGGCGCGGAGACGGTGAAGGTCCTCGACTTCGGCATCGCCAAGCGCAGCGAAGCGCCTCATGGGAGCACGCCGCAGACCCACGCGAACTCGATGGTCGGCACGCCGGAGTACATCGCGCCGGAGCAGGCGCTGGGCCAGCAGGTGAGTCCTCAGACGGACCTGTATTCGGTGGGCATCATCGCCTACGAGATGCTCACGCGCCGGCTGCCCTTCGAGGGGACGTCGCCCATGGCCATCGTCGTGCAGCACGTCCGCACGCCACCGCCGAAGCCCTCCACCTTCGTGGAGCTGAATCCCGCGCTGGAGGCGCTGGTGTTGCGCCTGCTCGCGAAGGAGCCCTCGCAGCGCCCCACCTCCGCCGAGGCCGTGCGCCGCGAACTGAAGCTCATCCTCGCGTCGCTCACCGAAGGCGTCACGCGGCTGTCCCCGGTCAAGGTGGACGCGCGGCATCCCTCGGAGGAGACGCAGGTGATGACGCCCCGGCAGGCGCGTCGCGAGCGGCGGGGGAGGGACGTCCGCCCGGGAGCGCGTCCCGTGGTGATGGCTCCGGTGAGCTGGACGCCGACGGCTACGATGATGCTGGAGCAGACGACCTTCGATGCACCGGGGGGACGTCTGGCGTGGCCGCGCAAGTGGTGGTGGGCGGTGGGCATGGCCACCCTGCTCGTCATGGCGGGCGGCTGGGCCGTCCTGGCTTCGTGAGTGGAGCTGTGCCCGCTCAGCGCATGAGCCGCAGATAGGCGTCCAGCACGGTGCGCGAGTGCGCGGCCCAGGTGAAGCGAGCGGCCCGAGCCAGCCGCCGGTCGAGCGCCGGAACCGGCGTGGCTCCGGTGAGCACCGCGTCCAGCGTCCGAGTCCAGGCGGGCACGTCACCCACGGGGCAGTACAGACAGGTCTCCTCGCCGACCTCCCGGAGCACGGGCAGGTCGCTGGCGATGACGGGAGCACCACACGCGAGGGCCTCGACGAGCGGGAGCCCGAAGCCCTCGGCTTCGCTGGGGATGAGCACGGCCTTCGCGTTCCGGTACAGGCCCGCGAGTGTCGCGCGCTGCTGGAACGGCGGCTGGAGCAGCGCCTCGCCAATCCCCAGACGCGCCACCTGCTCACGCTGAGAGGCGTTCAGCGCGCCGCCTTGCTGCACCAGTCGCAGGTCGGGGTGTCGAGCGCGCAGCGCGGCGAAGACCTCGAAGAGGACCTCCAGGCGCTTGCGAGGAATCGCGCTGCCGACATGCAGGAGATAGGGCCGTCCTCCCAGCGCGGAGAGCACCTGCTGGCTCTGGTCGCCCGGGACGGGCTCCAGGCGGTACTCGGGAGAGACGCCCAGCGGCGCCGAGACGAGCCGGGATGGGTCCACCAGTCCATGCGCGAGCAGCTCGTCGCGGATGGCCTGCGTGGGATGGAAGACGAGGGCGGCGCGCTCGAGGCCCCGGAGCTGGGCCTTCGCCATGAGCCGGAACCAGGTGGGGCGAGGGTCCCGGTGTGGCTCCACGACGGAGCGGAACGCGTCCAGGTCGAAGCAATAGACGCCGGTGCGCGAGGCGGGGAGCACGTGCGCCAGCTGCGCGTAGGTGTGGTCCACGATGTGGAACGCGTCGAACCGCTGTCGCGCGAGGAGCGCCTGCGCGGGATAGCGCCCGAACCGGCCGAGGATGCGGTCCGCGTTGAACGCGGACCGTCGCTCACCCACGCGAGGCAACCGGCGGACCACGGTGGGCAGCGACGGTCGCAGTCCTCGGACGGACACCTCGCGAGGATGCGCGGTGAGGCCGTCGAGGAGGGCCTCGCCCACCAGGTCCATGCTGGGCCAGCCCTCTTCGCGAGGGTCCATGAGCAGCGCGAGCCGGAGCGGCGAGGAGGACGTCAAGGAAGGCTCCGAGATGAGGTGGGGCTCACGGCGATGGCCGCAGCAGTGTCTCCACCGTGCGCTCCAGCGCGAAGCGTTCGCGATAGACCTGGGCCGCGCGAGCCCCCAGCGCGGCGAGCTCCTCGGGGCGCGAGAGGAGCCGCTCGGCGGTGTCGATGAGCGCGCGAGGCGTGCTCCCATCCGCGAGGGCGACCGCGCCCGAGTTCTTCCACAAGGGCTCCGTGAGGTGCCCCGTCTGGGTGACGAGCGGCAGTCCCAGCGCGAGCCCCGCCATGGCCGTCGTGCGGCGGGTGCTCACGCCATCGGGATACGGCTGCACCAGGAGGTCCATGGCCGCGAGGTGGGCCACCAGCTCCTCGGGGGCGAGCGAGTCGCGCGAGTGGAGGCGAGAGCGCAGCCCCGGATGACGAGTCCCCACCTCCTCCGCGAACGGCTGGCTGCCGCGCCCGAGCAGCAGCACCTGGCGCTTGGAGTCCTTGTCCAGCAGCGGAACCAAGGCCGCTTCGAGCGGCGCGCGGAGGGCGGAGCCGTACGTCCCGAAGTGGCCGAGCCACGGCCCCGTGCCCAGCGCCGCGCGCACGGTCGCGAGCGCCTGCGCGGGCACCGAAGTGGGGAGCGTGCTGGGCACGGGCCGCCACTCCGCGCGCTGGCGGATGGGCGAGGGGAGGTGCTCCGCCCACGAGGGGATGGACACGAAGGCGCGGTCCGCCGCGCCGCCTGCCAGTCGCGCCATCACGCGCGTGACACCCGCGAGCACCTGGTGCCGAGGTCTGGCGGACAGACTCCAGGGGTAGACGATTTCGTGGAAGAAGACCCAGCGCTCATCCTGGCGGCGCGAGGCGAACCACGTGCAGAAGGGCACGTTCATCGCCTTCATCCCGAAGGCGTGGGGAACGTACTGGAGCAGCAGCCTGCGCGGCGCGCGGCAGCGGTTCAGCTCGCGCGACAGCCAGCGCAAGCCCAGCGGCAGGAAGAGGCCGGGCGCACGGTGGACGGTGACACCGTGCTCCTCGAAGGTGCCTGGCTCGCCCGGAGTCCAGACATGGACCTCCTGCCCCTCGCGTGCGAGCGCCTGTGCGACGAGCCGGGTGTAGTCGCTGACGCCGCCCGGCTGGGGAGGATACTCACCGGTGAGCAGGTGCCAGGAGCGAGGCGAGTCCCCCACGGCTCAGGAGGCTTCCATGTCGCGGACGGCGAGGAGCTGGAAGGCGTGCTGGGGGAAGCGCGTGGCGAAGGGCTCGGTGAGGATGGACAGCCGGCTGCCCAGGCGCGCGGGCTTGATGCGCGGGTGCGCGAAGTCCCCACGCAAGGGCTTCCAGCCGCTCATTCCCTTGACGCGATAGCCTCGCAGCTCGAAGTCATAGACCTCCCAACCCGA
Encoded here:
- a CDS encoding glycosyltransferase family 4 protein, with protein sequence MGDSPRSWHLLTGEYPPQPGGVSDYTRLVAQALAREGQEVHVWTPGEPGTFEEHGVTVHRAPGLFLPLGLRWLSRELNRCRAPRRLLLQYVPHAFGMKAMNVPFCTWFASRRQDERWVFFHEIVYPWSLSARPRHQVLAGVTRVMARLAGGAADRAFVSIPSWAEHLPSPIRQRAEWRPVPSTLPTSVPAQALATVRAALGTGPWLGHFGTYGSALRAPLEAALVPLLDKDSKRQVLLLGRGSQPFAEEVGTRHPGLRSRLHSRDSLAPEELVAHLAAMDLLVQPYPDGVSTRRTTAMAGLALGLPLVTQTGHLTEPLWKNSGAVALADGSTPRALIDTAERLLSRPEELAALGARAAQVYRERFALERTVETLLRPSP
- a CDS encoding serine/threonine-protein kinase, with amino-acid sequence MSPSRKCPRCGVKHRQGVTVCPKEVFRADVVASGGPYRAGDVEEDTDGDTHKSVRSALPPPASAKPVVPNAPVVNAARMLKWEESVTRDMLLGSKVGDYVLKRRIGSGGMGIVYEGEHAVIGQRVAIKVLRPDVVEGRRARDLATEARAASAIRHRGIIDIFGFGVIPDVGQYLVMEYLEGTPLDEVIHQRAPLPDSDALRILDALLSALGAAHAAGVIHRDLKPGNVFIVRDEDGAETVKVLDFGIAKRSEAPHGSTPQTHANSMVGTPEYIAPEQALGQQVSPQTDLYSVGIIAYEMLTRRLPFEGTSPMAIVVQHVRTPPPKPSTFVELNPALEALVLRLLAKEPSQRPTSAEAVRRELKLILASLTEGVTRLSPVKVDARHPSEETQVMTPRQARRERRGRDVRPGARPVVMAPVSWTPTATMMLEQTTFDAPGGRLAWPRKWWWAVGMATLLVMAGGWAVLAS
- a CDS encoding glycosyltransferase family 4 protein, encoding MDPREEGWPSMDLVGEALLDGLTAHPREVSVRGLRPSLPTVVRRLPRVGERRSAFNADRILGRFGRYPAQALLARQRFDAFHIVDHTYAQLAHVLPASRTGVYCFDLDAFRSVVEPHRDPRPTWFRLMAKAQLRGLERAALVFHPTQAIRDELLAHGLVDPSRLVSAPLGVSPEYRLEPVPGDQSQQVLSALGGRPYLLHVGSAIPRKRLEVLFEVFAALRARHPDLRLVQQGGALNASQREQVARLGIGEALLQPPFQQRATLAGLYRNAKAVLIPSEAEGFGLPLVEALACGAPVIASDLPVLREVGEETCLYCPVGDVPAWTRTLDAVLTGATPVPALDRRLARAARFTWAAHSRTVLDAYLRLMR